The Falco cherrug isolate bFalChe1 chromosome 6, bFalChe1.pri, whole genome shotgun sequence genome window below encodes:
- the PLA2G7 gene encoding platelet-activating factor acetylhydrolase isoform X1 — protein sequence MQTSPYINPPLPHKGAAQHLSSRGVLRGVQCFFGMAPCRKLVLQAQGRYLPERLSHLKTKAKFGPSPSGRTRQSVCPREKRPPAGAAASRLAPEGRGWPKAPSSSSGQWDWSGGRRGHCTPGLSLKAPMETGSSSTEKFYRIPEGKGPHSVGCTDLMTENAVEGSFLRLYYPSCDATNSEEAPWIPDKEYYQGLSDFLNMYRVVGERLFQYYVGSVTCPAKSNAAFKPGEKYPLLIFSHGLGAFRTIYSAICIEMASQGFIVAAVEHRDESASATYYCKKKSISEPQEESTSIMEKEWIYYRKLKTGEEERCLRHKQVQQRAQECIKALNLILNINSGEEVMNVLHSNFDWNSLKDSVDTSRIAVMGHSFGGATVIESLSKEIRFRCGIALDAWMLPVGDDIYQNSVQQPLLFINSEKFQWADNIIKMKKLSSNDTNKKMITIKGSVHQSFPDFTFVSGEIIGRFFKLKGEIDPNEAIDISNHASLAFLQKHLSLKKDFDKWDSLVDGIGPNVIPGTNIDLSPAEPE from the exons ATGCAAACAAGCCCGTATATAAATCCCCCCCTGCCACACAAAGGCGCAGCCCAGCATCTAAGCAGCCGTGGGGTCCTCCGGGGCGTGCAATGTTTTTTTGGGATGGCTCCATGTCGGAAACTTGTTTTGCAGGCCCAGGGAAGATATCTCCCAGAAAGATTGTCTCATTTGAAAACTAAGGCAAAGTTTGGTCCCTCCCCTTCGGGAAGAACCCGGCAGTCGGTCTGCCCGCGAGAGAAACGTCCTCCTGCGGGAGCAGCCGCCTCTCGCCTGGCTCCTGAGGGCCGAGGGTGGCCGAAGGCTCCGTCCAGCTCCTCTGGCCAGTGGGACTGGAGCGGAGGGCGACGGGGACACTGCACACCAG GATTATCACTGAAGGCACCGATGGAaacaggaagcagcagcaccgAGAAGTTTTACAGGATCCCCGAAGGAAAGGGACCGCACTCGGTTGGATGTACGGACCTGAtgacagaaaatgcagttgAG GGAAGCTTCTTGCGCCTGTATTATCCATCATGTGATGCCACAAATAGTGAAGAGGCGCCATGGATTCCAGATAAAGAGTACTATCAGGGACTGTCTGACTTCCTGAATATGTACCGAGTTGTAGGAGAAAGGCTTTTCCAGTACTATGTTG GTTCAGTGACCTGTCCTGCAAAgtcaaatgctgcttttaagcCAGGAGAGAAATACCCACTCCTCATTTTTTCCCATGGACTTGGAGCTTTTCG GACCATCTATTCTGCTATCTGCATCGAGATGGCTTCTCAGGGCTTTATAGTGGCTGCTGTGGAGCACAG AGATGAATCTGCTTCAGCAACGtattattgtaaaaaaaagtccatttctGAACCACAGGAAGAGTCTACGTCAATCATGGAGAAGGAGTGGATCTACTATAGGAAACTAAAAACTGGAGAGGAAGAGCGTTGTTTGCGCCATAAGCAG gTGCAGCAAAGAGCACAGGAGTGCATCAAAGCTCTCAATCTCATTCTTAACATCAATTCAGGAGAGGAAGTAATGAATGTGCTACATTCAAACTTTGACTGGAACAGCCTAAAG GATTCTGTTGATACTAGCAGGATAGCTGTGATGGGACACTCTTTTGGTGGTGCTACAGTTATTGAGAGTCTCAGCAAAGAAATAAGATTCAG GTGTGGCATTGCCCTCGATGCATGGATGCTTCCTGTAGGTGATGATATTTACCAAAACAGTGTCCAGCAACCACTGCTGTTTATCAACTCTGAAAAATTCCAGTGGGCTGATAATATCATAAAGATGAAGAAGCTCAGCTCCAATgacacaaacaagaaaatgatCACTATCAA GGGATCAGTACATCAGAGCTTTCCTGACTTTACCTTTGTGAGCGGAGAAATAATTGGaagatttttcaaattaaaaggagaaatagaTCCAAATGAAGCTATTGATATAAGCAATCATGCTTCATTAGCctttctgcagaaacatttaA GTCTTAAGAAAGATTTCGATAAGTGGGATTCTCTTGTGGATGGCATAGGACCCAATGTTATTCCTGGTACCAATATTGACTTATCTCCAGCTGAACCTGAATAA
- the PLA2G7 gene encoding platelet-activating factor acetylhydrolase isoform X2, with protein sequence MAAALASSVPSCSSRRQGLSLKAPMETGSSSTEKFYRIPEGKGPHSVGCTDLMTENAVEGSFLRLYYPSCDATNSEEAPWIPDKEYYQGLSDFLNMYRVVGERLFQYYVGSVTCPAKSNAAFKPGEKYPLLIFSHGLGAFRTIYSAICIEMASQGFIVAAVEHRDESASATYYCKKKSISEPQEESTSIMEKEWIYYRKLKTGEEERCLRHKQVQQRAQECIKALNLILNINSGEEVMNVLHSNFDWNSLKDSVDTSRIAVMGHSFGGATVIESLSKEIRFRCGIALDAWMLPVGDDIYQNSVQQPLLFINSEKFQWADNIIKMKKLSSNDTNKKMITIKGSVHQSFPDFTFVSGEIIGRFFKLKGEIDPNEAIDISNHASLAFLQKHLSLKKDFDKWDSLVDGIGPNVIPGTNIDLSPAEPE encoded by the exons atggcagcagcgctggctTCCTCCGTGCCGTCCTGCTCCTCCAGACGCCAAG GATTATCACTGAAGGCACCGATGGAaacaggaagcagcagcaccgAGAAGTTTTACAGGATCCCCGAAGGAAAGGGACCGCACTCGGTTGGATGTACGGACCTGAtgacagaaaatgcagttgAG GGAAGCTTCTTGCGCCTGTATTATCCATCATGTGATGCCACAAATAGTGAAGAGGCGCCATGGATTCCAGATAAAGAGTACTATCAGGGACTGTCTGACTTCCTGAATATGTACCGAGTTGTAGGAGAAAGGCTTTTCCAGTACTATGTTG GTTCAGTGACCTGTCCTGCAAAgtcaaatgctgcttttaagcCAGGAGAGAAATACCCACTCCTCATTTTTTCCCATGGACTTGGAGCTTTTCG GACCATCTATTCTGCTATCTGCATCGAGATGGCTTCTCAGGGCTTTATAGTGGCTGCTGTGGAGCACAG AGATGAATCTGCTTCAGCAACGtattattgtaaaaaaaagtccatttctGAACCACAGGAAGAGTCTACGTCAATCATGGAGAAGGAGTGGATCTACTATAGGAAACTAAAAACTGGAGAGGAAGAGCGTTGTTTGCGCCATAAGCAG gTGCAGCAAAGAGCACAGGAGTGCATCAAAGCTCTCAATCTCATTCTTAACATCAATTCAGGAGAGGAAGTAATGAATGTGCTACATTCAAACTTTGACTGGAACAGCCTAAAG GATTCTGTTGATACTAGCAGGATAGCTGTGATGGGACACTCTTTTGGTGGTGCTACAGTTATTGAGAGTCTCAGCAAAGAAATAAGATTCAG GTGTGGCATTGCCCTCGATGCATGGATGCTTCCTGTAGGTGATGATATTTACCAAAACAGTGTCCAGCAACCACTGCTGTTTATCAACTCTGAAAAATTCCAGTGGGCTGATAATATCATAAAGATGAAGAAGCTCAGCTCCAATgacacaaacaagaaaatgatCACTATCAA GGGATCAGTACATCAGAGCTTTCCTGACTTTACCTTTGTGAGCGGAGAAATAATTGGaagatttttcaaattaaaaggagaaatagaTCCAAATGAAGCTATTGATATAAGCAATCATGCTTCATTAGCctttctgcagaaacatttaA GTCTTAAGAAAGATTTCGATAAGTGGGATTCTCTTGTGGATGGCATAGGACCCAATGTTATTCCTGGTACCAATATTGACTTATCTCCAGCTGAACCTGAATAA
- the IMP3 gene encoding U3 small nucleolar ribonucleoprotein protein IMP3, translating to MVRKLKYHEQKLLRRLELVSWEAAAGSLAEVKALRRYRLGRREDYVQYKALARSVRALARRLRDLGPASAAFRARCAAALLEKLYGLGLVGSRRSLAVCESLSAAAFCRRRLPCLLVKLRMAQSLRHAVTFVEQGHVRVGPEVVTDPALLVPRAVEDFITWVDASRLRQKVLDYNQERDDFDLAA from the coding sequence ATGGTGCGGAAGCTGAAGTACCACGAGCAGAAGCTGCTGCGGCGGCTGGagctggtgagctgggaggcggcggcggggagcctGGCCGAGGTGAAGGCGCTGCGGCGCTACCGGCTGGGCCGGCGGGAGGATTACGTGCAGTATAAAGCGCTGGCCCGCAGCGTGCGCGCCTTGGCCCGCCGCCTCCGCGACCTGGGCCCGGCCAGCGCCGCCTTCCGCGCCCGCTGCGCCGCCGCGCTGCTGGAGAAGCTCtacgggctggggctggtgggcagccgGCGGTCGCTGGCCGTCTGCGAGAGCCTCTCGGCCGCCGCCTtctgccgccgccgcctgccctgcctgctggtcAAGCTGCGGATGGCGCAGAGCCTGCGGCACGCCGTCACCTTCGTGGAGCAGGGCCACGTCCGCGTGGGGCCCGAGGTGGTGACCGACCCCGCGCTCCTCGTCCCCCGCGCCGTGGAGGACTTCATCACCTGGGTGGACGCCTCTCGCCTGCGCCAGAAGGTGCTCGACTACAACCAGGAGCGCGACGACTTCGACCTGGCCGCCTGA
- the PLA2G7 gene encoding platelet-activating factor acetylhydrolase isoform X3 codes for METGSSSTEKFYRIPEGKGPHSVGCTDLMTENAVEGSFLRLYYPSCDATNSEEAPWIPDKEYYQGLSDFLNMYRVVGERLFQYYVGSVTCPAKSNAAFKPGEKYPLLIFSHGLGAFRTIYSAICIEMASQGFIVAAVEHRDESASATYYCKKKSISEPQEESTSIMEKEWIYYRKLKTGEEERCLRHKQVQQRAQECIKALNLILNINSGEEVMNVLHSNFDWNSLKDSVDTSRIAVMGHSFGGATVIESLSKEIRFRCGIALDAWMLPVGDDIYQNSVQQPLLFINSEKFQWADNIIKMKKLSSNDTNKKMITIKGSVHQSFPDFTFVSGEIIGRFFKLKGEIDPNEAIDISNHASLAFLQKHLSLKKDFDKWDSLVDGIGPNVIPGTNIDLSPAEPE; via the exons ATGGAaacaggaagcagcagcaccgAGAAGTTTTACAGGATCCCCGAAGGAAAGGGACCGCACTCGGTTGGATGTACGGACCTGAtgacagaaaatgcagttgAG GGAAGCTTCTTGCGCCTGTATTATCCATCATGTGATGCCACAAATAGTGAAGAGGCGCCATGGATTCCAGATAAAGAGTACTATCAGGGACTGTCTGACTTCCTGAATATGTACCGAGTTGTAGGAGAAAGGCTTTTCCAGTACTATGTTG GTTCAGTGACCTGTCCTGCAAAgtcaaatgctgcttttaagcCAGGAGAGAAATACCCACTCCTCATTTTTTCCCATGGACTTGGAGCTTTTCG GACCATCTATTCTGCTATCTGCATCGAGATGGCTTCTCAGGGCTTTATAGTGGCTGCTGTGGAGCACAG AGATGAATCTGCTTCAGCAACGtattattgtaaaaaaaagtccatttctGAACCACAGGAAGAGTCTACGTCAATCATGGAGAAGGAGTGGATCTACTATAGGAAACTAAAAACTGGAGAGGAAGAGCGTTGTTTGCGCCATAAGCAG gTGCAGCAAAGAGCACAGGAGTGCATCAAAGCTCTCAATCTCATTCTTAACATCAATTCAGGAGAGGAAGTAATGAATGTGCTACATTCAAACTTTGACTGGAACAGCCTAAAG GATTCTGTTGATACTAGCAGGATAGCTGTGATGGGACACTCTTTTGGTGGTGCTACAGTTATTGAGAGTCTCAGCAAAGAAATAAGATTCAG GTGTGGCATTGCCCTCGATGCATGGATGCTTCCTGTAGGTGATGATATTTACCAAAACAGTGTCCAGCAACCACTGCTGTTTATCAACTCTGAAAAATTCCAGTGGGCTGATAATATCATAAAGATGAAGAAGCTCAGCTCCAATgacacaaacaagaaaatgatCACTATCAA GGGATCAGTACATCAGAGCTTTCCTGACTTTACCTTTGTGAGCGGAGAAATAATTGGaagatttttcaaattaaaaggagaaatagaTCCAAATGAAGCTATTGATATAAGCAATCATGCTTCATTAGCctttctgcagaaacatttaA GTCTTAAGAAAGATTTCGATAAGTGGGATTCTCTTGTGGATGGCATAGGACCCAATGTTATTCCTGGTACCAATATTGACTTATCTCCAGCTGAACCTGAATAA